In a genomic window of Pleurocapsa sp. PCC 7319:
- a CDS encoding metallophosphoesterase, whose amino-acid sequence MKFVSDPDISVKIELMKRRIRWQEPAIKARKIAQTKLVINDNNSDNPEFSFLIIGDSGCGSHLKHHPQRKIAEMMLQHQSDSSFILHTGDVVYQVGSSEYYQQNFIDPYREFLVGSEHPQQLEYDQLTFKLPFFLVPGNHDYYDLPLIYGILAQATWLPRRFLRGRIDLDVGWHGSHKGETYARAFLDYLIDLKVKANLEQYLDTHYTATYNGDRCLDYQPGKFTRLPNRYYTFRYGGIDFFALDSNTFNQPLAIPDTAEGETQKAKLLERQSELENREQQIQEAIDKLNREKPEEADQIDDYYAKLEHIAESQQDINKQLNQQSETTDWEQLEWLKDSLVASWQDPAARGRIIFLHHPPYVTETTKWNQGQTLAIRDRLRQVFNDAVKEIGKLPEGRSVVDLVLSGHAHCLEHLYTKDTGAADSYTNWIICGGSGHSLRRQRREGTVLFQNADLNSQPIGQSHLYVGRYGKGKERKRPYSYLSIKVQAGDRPQYIVNPYIAEWYKRQWNEYALDPFTIGGMPEKS is encoded by the coding sequence ATGAAATTTGTCTCAGATCCTGATATATCCGTCAAAATTGAATTAATGAAACGTCGGATACGTTGGCAAGAACCCGCAATTAAAGCCAGAAAAATTGCTCAAACTAAATTAGTAATTAATGACAACAATAGCGATAATCCGGAATTTTCTTTTTTAATTATTGGTGATAGTGGCTGTGGCTCGCACCTTAAACATCATCCTCAACGAAAAATAGCCGAGATGATGTTGCAGCATCAATCAGACTCCAGTTTTATTCTTCATACTGGAGATGTTGTTTATCAGGTAGGTTCGAGTGAATACTATCAGCAAAATTTTATCGATCCTTATCGTGAGTTTTTAGTTGGTAGTGAGCATCCCCAGCAGCTTGAATACGATCAGTTAACTTTCAAATTACCTTTTTTTCTGGTTCCTGGCAATCATGATTATTACGATTTGCCTCTAATTTATGGTATTTTGGCCCAAGCAACTTGGCTACCCCGTCGTTTTTTGAGGGGTCGAATCGATTTAGATGTGGGTTGGCATGGTTCTCATAAAGGAGAAACCTATGCTAGAGCTTTTTTAGATTACTTAATTGATCTTAAAGTAAAAGCTAATTTAGAACAGTATTTAGATACACACTATACTGCGACTTATAATGGCGATCGCTGCTTAGACTATCAGCCAGGTAAATTTACCCGTTTACCCAATCGTTACTATACTTTTCGCTATGGTGGCATTGATTTCTTTGCCTTGGATTCCAATACTTTTAATCAACCCTTAGCCATACCTGATACAGCAGAGGGAGAAACTCAAAAAGCCAAATTATTAGAGCGTCAAAGTGAATTAGAAAATCGAGAACAGCAGATTCAGGAAGCGATAGACAAACTAAATCGTGAAAAACCCGAAGAGGCCGACCAAATAGACGATTATTATGCCAAATTAGAGCATATTGCCGAAAGTCAACAAGATATTAATAAACAGTTGAATCAACAGTCAGAAACAACTGATTGGGAACAATTAGAATGGCTTAAAGACAGTTTAGTAGCTTCCTGGCAAGATCCAGCAGCCCGGGGCAGAATTATTTTTTTACACCATCCCCCTTACGTAACCGAAACTACGAAATGGAATCAAGGGCAGACTTTGGCAATCCGCGATCGCTTGCGTCAAGTATTTAATGATGCAGTTAAAGAAATAGGTAAATTACCTGAAGGACGTTCGGTAGTGGATCTAGTTTTATCAGGTCATGCTCACTGTCTGGAGCATCTTTACACCAAAGATACTGGAGCTGCCGATTCTTATACCAACTGGATTATTTGTGGTGGTAGCGGTCACAGTTTGCGTCGTCAGCGAAGAGAAGGCACAGTATTATTTCAAAATGCTGATTTAAATTCTCAACCCATTGGTCAATCACACTTGTATGTTGGACGTTATGGTAAGGGGAAAGAGCGAAAACGTCCCTATTCTTATTTAAGTATTAAAGTTCAGGCTGGCGATCGACCTCAATATATCGTCAATCCCTATATCGCTGAATGGTATAAACGTCAATGGAATGAATACGCCCTCGATCCTTTTACAATCGGAGGTATGCCAGAAAAAAGTTAG
- a CDS encoding tyrosine-type recombinase/integrase: MPIIKRNYHYPGSSHKPPQLSRSNSKTKFKALTLPTTEAMKQCFRRYLELEVANGNACPDTVVTYQRRIDRYLIWCSDRNLSPALVSREEILIYRRYLIEVRQLKSSTIALALVVMRSFYHACLQQNLIKENPVVGVNPPRAKVDVVEQITFLTLEQLQHLLSLISNDNSVKSLRDRFLLSLMALEGLRTVELNRANLGNIRGSKSSTCSLSVEGKGKIRTVPLRSDLAELMWRYLEARLVAGEQQTPNSSLFISLSNRFYGRRLSRRGIRYIVDGYLELARLKEIDSESSRSCHSLRHTAGTLGLAGGASLRQVQELLGHSDPKTTAIYAHVLERHENNPALCIDVKI; encoded by the coding sequence ATGCCGATTATCAAACGGAATTACCATTATCCCGGAAGTAGCCATAAACCTCCTCAATTATCTCGGTCTAACAGTAAAACTAAATTTAAAGCCCTGACTTTACCGACCACAGAGGCGATGAAGCAATGTTTTCGGCGATATCTGGAATTAGAAGTAGCAAATGGTAATGCTTGCCCTGATACCGTAGTGACTTATCAACGTCGAATTGATCGCTATCTAATCTGGTGTAGCGATCGCAATTTATCTCCAGCCTTAGTCAGTCGAGAGGAAATTTTAATCTACCGACGATATTTGATAGAAGTACGTCAGCTAAAGTCTTCTACTATTGCTCTGGCATTAGTAGTAATGCGCTCTTTTTATCATGCTTGTCTTCAACAAAATCTGATCAAAGAAAATCCTGTAGTCGGCGTTAATCCTCCCAGAGCCAAGGTTGATGTGGTCGAGCAAATAACCTTTCTTACTTTGGAGCAATTACAACATTTACTATCTTTGATTAGTAACGATAACTCAGTTAAATCATTGCGCGATCGCTTTTTGCTCAGTCTCATGGCATTAGAAGGATTGAGGACTGTAGAACTCAATCGAGCCAATCTTGGCAATATTAGAGGAAGTAAAAGTTCTACTTGCTCTCTTTCTGTTGAAGGAAAAGGAAAAATTAGAACTGTTCCCTTGCGCTCCGATCTGGCAGAGTTAATGTGGCGTTATTTAGAGGCCAGATTAGTAGCAGGAGAACAACAAACACCAAATTCTAGTTTATTTATTTCTCTCTCAAATCGTTTTTATGGTCGTAGATTATCCCGTCGAGGTATCCGCTACATAGTTGATGGTTATCTAGAACTTGCTCGATTAAAAGAAATCGACTCGGAGTCATCTCGGTCTTGTCATAGTCTGCGTCATACCGCAGGAACCTTAGGATTAGCTGGTGGCGCAAGTCTCAGACAAGTTCAAGAGCTTTTGGGACATAGCGATCCTAAAACTACAGCAATTTACGCTCATGTTCTAGAACGACATGAGAATAATCCCGCACTTTGTATCGATGTAAAAATTTGA
- a CDS encoding DUF3102 domain-containing protein codes for MVLISNQKSTHSVAGFNYQILSRQQRAVILQYTGEIKERLRRTAQDVWEVGQKLTQVRAQLEHGQFEGWLSAEFGWSRRTAYNFINVYEAFSETTNFYQLDIATSALYKLAAPSTPKSIRHEFLAKAQQGKKITHREISQALTATKNSDLVKKPQSILPVSQKVLQIIPKAAEISTTAIEQLDISSRSEAIMTPTQIEIKSGCWYLFNENNVLFCGDTALPEFYHRSQKATLALAVTSNDWDHDWLIEKAHNLILLPESSLRNGLIEQIISLLSAEGDTIILPWLPDQEMLAIASRLNRRIVAGDPSPERCQKALSKVGFCVKELSFPKLA; via the coding sequence ATGGTGTTGATATCTAATCAAAAAAGCACACATTCAGTTGCTGGTTTTAACTATCAAATTTTATCTCGCCAACAAAGAGCCGTTATTTTACAATACACAGGGGAGATTAAGGAGCGTTTGCGCCGCACAGCTCAAGATGTCTGGGAAGTTGGACAGAAATTGACTCAAGTTCGTGCGCAACTGGAACATGGTCAATTTGAAGGTTGGTTGTCAGCAGAATTTGGTTGGAGTCGGCGTACTGCTTATAACTTTATCAATGTCTATGAAGCTTTTAGTGAAACTACCAATTTTTATCAACTGGATATTGCTACCTCTGCCCTTTATAAGTTAGCAGCACCCTCAACTCCCAAGTCAATCCGTCACGAATTTTTAGCCAAAGCTCAACAAGGTAAAAAAATCACTCACAGAGAAATTAGTCAGGCGCTGACAGCCACCAAAAATTCTGATCTAGTCAAAAAACCGCAGTCAATTCTCCCAGTTTCGCAAAAAGTCCTGCAAATCATTCCCAAGGCAGCAGAAATATCAACAACTGCGATTGAGCAGCTGGATATATCTTCGAGATCTGAAGCAATCATGACACCAACTCAAATCGAGATTAAATCGGGCTGTTGGTATCTTTTCAATGAGAACAACGTCTTATTTTGTGGAGACACTGCTTTACCGGAATTTTACCATCGATCGCAAAAAGCAACTTTGGCTCTAGCAGTTACTTCCAATGACTGGGACCACGATTGGTTGATTGAGAAAGCGCACAATTTAATTTTGCTTCCAGAATCCTCTCTTCGTAATGGGCTAATCGAACAAATAATATCTCTGTTGTCAGCAGAAGGAGACACTATAATTTTGCCCTGGCTACCCGATCAAGAGATGCTGGCGATCGCCAGCCGCCTCAATAGAAGAATTGTTGCTGGAGATCCTAGTCCTGAACGCTGTCAAAAGGCGCTCTCAAAAGTAGGATTTTGCGTCAAGGAGTTAAGCTTTCCAAAATTAGCATAA
- a CDS encoding DUF1822 family protein: MKELTSTCTFTVSLGYAEHNLAQKYSQLQNSVSKAKQVYLNILAICAVNFYLHCLSIETSLLESDSFNPLLVKFMDVADISLPQLGQVECRPVLPDAENLDIPPDVHSDRIGYIAVRLEHSLKQAVILGFTTAASAHIPLAKLRSLEEFPSYLAQLKQSSSSSQSSLVSNQPPIQLHNWFEGVVETGWQMIETLIQVKSAQPIVVRDIEQLEKKVKRAKAINLGIELDDYSVVLALVLTTQPDEMINILVQVYPRAGIQYLPSNLQLKMLDPSGKILQETVSGSLHNYAQLRRFSGHQGDRFSIEITLNRVTVKENFVL, from the coding sequence ATGAAAGAGCTAACTTCAACTTGTACCTTCACCGTTTCTCTAGGTTATGCCGAACACAATCTAGCGCAGAAATATAGTCAGCTGCAAAATAGTGTCTCCAAAGCGAAGCAGGTGTATTTAAATATCTTAGCTATATGTGCAGTCAACTTTTATCTTCATTGCTTATCTATTGAAACTAGTTTGCTGGAAAGTGATAGTTTTAATCCTCTATTAGTTAAATTTATGGACGTAGCGGATATATCGTTACCACAATTAGGTCAGGTAGAATGTCGCCCAGTATTACCAGATGCAGAAAATTTAGATATTCCTCCAGATGTCCACTCAGATAGAATTGGCTATATTGCTGTCAGACTAGAACATTCTCTCAAACAAGCTGTAATTTTAGGATTCACTACTGCTGCATCTGCACACATCCCGCTAGCTAAGCTACGCTCCTTAGAAGAATTTCCTTCCTATTTAGCTCAGCTTAAACAGAGTTCATCTAGTTCGCAGTCGTCTTTAGTTTCTAATCAGCCACCTATTCAACTTCATAACTGGTTTGAGGGAGTCGTGGAAACCGGTTGGCAAATGATCGAAACCTTAATACAAGTTAAGTCCGCTCAACCAATAGTAGTGAGGGATATAGAGCAACTAGAAAAAAAGGTTAAACGGGCTAAAGCGATCAATCTAGGAATAGAATTAGACGATTATTCAGTGGTGTTGGCGTTAGTGCTAACTACTCAACCAGATGAAATGATTAATATTTTGGTGCAAGTGTATCCTCGCGCTGGAATACAGTATCTACCCAGTAATCTTCAATTAAAGATGCTTGACCCCTCAGGGAAAATACTTCAAGAAACTGTTTCTGGTAGTCTTCATAACTATGCTCAACTACGTAGATTTAGCGGTCATCAGGGCGATCGCTTTAGTATCGAAATCACTCTTAATCGGGTAACAGTTA